Below is a genomic region from Geoglobus acetivorans.
TGTTGCCGAAAATGGAAGCGGAGTTGTTTTTGGAGATAAGACCAATGGTGTTTTTGCAACGACTGAGATGTCTGCGATGGAGATGAATTTAAGGGCTATAAGGAACAGGCTGGGCGTGAGGGAGTTCAAATACTGCGATTCTGCAGAATGTCTGATCTCGAGTCTTGAGAGTGTAAACGGCTCTGCAATATGGGAACCGTATTTCACGATTGCTGAGAGAGACAAGATTCCGTTCAGTGAGATGGCAGGAGATTTTCCATGCTGTTCTCTTGCCGTAAACCTGTCTTTTCTGAAGGAAAGCGAAGATGATGTGGAGAGGTTCATCAGGAATTCCCGGAAAGCAGTTTCGGATTATGAAAAGGCCTCAAAAGTACTTGGATTTGATGAAGATGTTGTAAAAAAGACAGTTAAAAGCTACAAGTTCAATCCGGATTATTCGGTCGAGGAAATAGGCAGAATTATCGGAAAATCCGGATTTGAAATCTCGAAAAAGAGTCTTGAAAGTGTTTTCATTGAAATTTAGATTGGGACAGGATGTCCGAGAGCCTCAGCAGAGATACCGGAGTTAGGTCGCTTTCCTCCCTGTCAACAACAGCAATGACCCTCACAACTTTACCACCAGCTTTTTCTACCCTCTCCACCACGCTTTTTGCCGATTTTCCTGTTGTTATGACGTCCTCAACAACGACGATCCTGTCCCCCCTATCAATGTCCCCGATGAATTCCTCCTGGGTTCCGTACTCCTTTTTCTTTTTTCTGAAAATAACAAGGGGTTTTTTTGTTTTGAGAGACAACGCCACTGCCAGAGGCACTCCTCCAAGTTCGATACAGGCAATTCTGTCAAAATCCACAGATTTGAGTTTTTCGGCCATCATTCCGGCGACGGTCTCAAGAATCTCCGGGTTGGTAACTGCCAGCTTTATGTCTATGTAAACGCTGCTCTTCTTTCCGGAAGAGAGAACGAATTCACCATATTTTATGGCTCCGGAATCCACGAGCATGTTCAGGAGGTCCG
It encodes:
- a CDS encoding DUF7343 domain-containing protein, which codes for MMFEEMVVKILKERKFDGALQTELVEITGASKSRISEILTKLEKEGRIARKKETGKNYRVWLREYSESRIKVGILRATEYVKLISAGDCEFIVYSNALELTRDLALGRIEFAASPIVTQVMLGITMKSFKITGIVAENGSGVVFGDKTNGVFATTEMSAMEMNLRAIRNRLGVREFKYCDSAECLISSLESVNGSAIWEPYFTIAERDKIPFSEMAGDFPCCSLAVNLSFLKESEDDVERFIRNSRKAVSDYEKASKVLGFDEDVVKKTVKSYKFNPDYSVEEIGRIIGKSGFEISKKSLESVFIEI
- the pyrE gene encoding orotate phosphoribosyltransferase, whose protein sequence is MPDLLNMLVDSGAIKYGEFVLSSGKKSSVYIDIKLAVTNPEILETVAGMMAEKLKSVDFDRIACIELGGVPLAVALSLKTKKPLVIFRKKKKEYGTQEEFIGDIDRGDRIVVVEDVITTGKSAKSVVERVEKAGGKVVRVIAVVDREESDLTPVSLLRLSDILSQSKFQ